A stretch of Kwoniella dendrophila CBS 6074 chromosome 2, complete sequence DNA encodes these proteins:
- a CDS encoding glutathione synthetase — MSALTTLPEWPPSLTPEQHEHLILLSSTYALSHGFTLLPPSSSQPPTSATAAPLSLIPTPFPRTLYNLAIELQPLYNALYARITLDWDFLDKVMGGSVSKVDSFQGELWRGWKSIRDDLVQPLQLGLFRSDYLLHHDDTENSKEGISIKQVEFNTIAASFGALSQRAGEMHRYLQKATNGYFSVSPHLTNPSNFPQNEPLRNLAAGLAEGWKAYGKKEAVILFVVQEGERNVFDQKWLEYELLESHGIPVIRHTFSELSKLAKIDPETKNLLLPSPLEPSVEAREVAVIYYRSAYTPDDYPTSKEWETRIHLEKSKAIKCPSMALQLSGAKKIQQVLSEPGILEDFLLNPSRPDVGFGEGAGDLTQDDIDKLRLTWIGLFPMDNSELGKKAYLQAINNSEKYVLKPQREGGGNNIYRENIPKFLKDLENQNHQPSSTPKEEDDEPDKKEGYILMELIEPPKGLKNWLVKGGENKARLADIVSELGVYGISLFGGNDNNQNHIINKTAGTLLRTKGRESDEGGVAIGISSIDSPLLVD; from the exons ATGTCAGCATTAACCACCCTCCCAGAATGGCCTCCATCATTAACGCCTGAACAGCATGAACATTTAATCTTATTATCATCGACATATGCATTATCACATGGATTTACATTAttacctccttcatcatcacaaccaCCAACATCAGCGACAGCagcaccattatcattaatacCTACACCATTCCCTAGAACATTATATAATTTAGCTATCGAATTACAACCTTTATATAATGCTTTATACGCTAGAATTACTTTAGATTGGgattttttagataaagTTATGGGTGGTAGTGTATCAAAAGTCGATTCAtttcaaggtgaattatgGAGAGGTTGGAAATCTATCAGAGATGATTTAGTTCAACCTTTACAACTTGGTTTATTTAGATCAGATTATTTACTTCATCATGACGATACAGAGaattcaaaagaaggtataagtataaaacaagttgaattcaATACAATAGCTGCTAGTTTTGGTGCTTTAAGTCAAAGAGCAGGTGAAATGCATAG ATATTTACAAAAAGCCACGAATGGGTATTTCTCTGTTTCACCTCATCTTACAAACCCATCTAATTTCCCTCAAAACGAACCTCTAAGAAACCTTGCAGCAGGTTTAGCTGAAGGATGGAAAGCAtatggtaaaaaagaagctgttaTACTGTTTGTTGTTCAAGAAGGGGAAAGAAACGTATTTGATCAGAAATGGTTAGAATATGAATTACTCGAAAG TCATGGTATTCCAGTAATTCGACATACATtttctgaattatcaaaactTGCCAAGATTGATCCCGAAACGAAGAACCTTTTACTGCCATCACCTTTAGAACCTTCCGtagaagctagagaagtaGCGGTTATATATTATAGATCAGCATATACACCAGATGATTATCCAACATCAAAAGAATGGGAAACACGTATACATttagaaaaatcaaaagcgATAAAATGTCCTTCAATGGCACTACAATTATCAGGTGCTAAAAAAATTCAACAAGTTTTAAGTGAACCTGGTATATTAGAGGATTTCTTATTAAATCCATCAAGACCTGATGTTGGatttggtgaaggtgcaggtgatttaactcaagatgatattgataagtTGAGATTAACTTGGATAGGATTATTTCCTATGGATAAttctgaattaggtaaaaaagcttATTTACAAGCAATAAATAATTCAGAAAAATATGTATTAAAACCACaaagagaaggtggtggaaatAATATTTATAGAGAAAATATTCCAAAATttttaaaagatttagaaaatcaaaatcatcaaccttcttcaacaccaaaagaggaagatgatgaaccagaTAAAAAAGAAGGTTATATTTTAATGGAATTAATTGAACCTccaaaaggtttaaaaaATTGGTTagttaaaggtggtgaaaataAAGCTAGATTAGCAGATATTGTATCTGAATTAGGTGTTTATGGTATTTCATTATTtggtggaaatgataataatcaaaatcatattaTAAATAAAACTGCAGGTACTTTGTTAAGAACAAAAGGAAGGgaaagtgatgaaggtggtgtgGCGATAGGTATTAGTTCGATAGATTCTCCTTTACTTGTAGATTAG
- a CDS encoding glutamate-5-semialdehyde dehydrogenase → MSDPSSSSSSSNAAESIAKAAREAFEQSQLVDVSERDLALKAIREVLEGKKDEVLKANKEDMEAAETLLSQGKLSKSLVSRLDLSKPGKFEAMLQGITDVASLPVPTGQVTFAKELGPGLDLHRVTCPVGVLLVIFEARPEVVVNIAALAIKSGNAAILKGGKESLKTSTILSSLIAEALNKTSIPSTFIQSVSTRSEISSLLAQDRYIDLVMPRGGNELVKNIQNNTRIPVMGHADGICAVYVDESAVEEKALRVVVESKIDYMAACNSAETLLIHESLLNTLWPKLASELISNNVCLRCDQSTLSSIKDLPETSKYVTASTEDDYYTEFLGPTLAVKVVSSVNEAIKHINLHSSHHTDSIITENENSMLNWCKGLDSANCFINSSTRFADGQRYGLGTEVGISTGKTHARGPVGLDGLVIYKYMLRSKNDKGSTISDYEKGGNKYTHRDLVKSDPPF, encoded by the exons ATGTCAGATCCATCTAGTTCTAGTTCCAGCTCGAACGCTGCCGAATCAATCGCCAAAGCTGCGAGAGAAGCTTTCGAGCAATCTCAGTTGGTTGATGTATCAGAAAGGGATTTAGCTCTTAAAGCTATTCGAGAAGTATTGGAAGggaagaaagatgaagtgTTGAAAGCcaataaagaagatatggag GCAGCAGAAACACTTTTATCACAAGGTAAACTTTCCAAATCGTTAgtatcaagattagatttatcaaaaccaGGTAAATTCGAAGCTATGTTACAAGGTATAACGGATGTAGCTTCCTTACCTGTTCCAACTGGTCAAGTCACTTTTGCAAAAGAATTAGGTCCAGGTTTAGATTTACATAGAGTTACTTGTCCAGTTGGTGTTTTATTGGTTATTTTCGAAGCTAGACCTGAAGTTGTCGTTAATATCGCTGCTTTAGCTATAAAGTCTG GAAACGCCGCAATCTTGAAAGGCGGAAAAGAATCACTTAAAACATCCACTATCCTATCATCCTTAATAGCGGAAGCACTCAACAAGACCTCCATCCCATCGACATTCATCCAATCAGTATCTACAAGATCCGAAATCTCTTCATTACTCGCTCAAGATAGATATATCGACTTGGTCATGCCAAGAGGTGGAAACGAATTAGTCaaaaatatacaaaataacACTAGAATACCTGTTATGGGTCATGCAGACGGTATCTGTGCTGTATATGTGGACGAAAGTGCTGTAGAAGAAAAGGCTTTGAGAGTTGTAGTAGAATCAAAG ATCGATTACATGGCTGCATGTAATTCTGCTGAAACTTTATTAATACATGAATCATTATTGAATACACTTTGGCCTAAATTAGCTTCTGAAttaatatcaaataatgtATGTTTAAGATGTGATCAAAgtacattatcatctataaaagatttaccagaaacatcaaaatatgTTACAGCAAGtacagaagatgattattataCAGAATTTTTAGGACCTACTTTAGCAGTTAAAGTTGTATCATCAGTTAATGAAGCtataaaacatataaattTACATTCATCACATCATACAGATTCGATTATaacagaaaatgaaaattcaatgTTAAATTGGTGTAAAGGTTTAGATAGTGCAAATTGTTTTATAAATTCTTCAACAAGATTTGCTGATGGTCAAAGATATGGTTTAGGTACTGAAGTTGGTATTTCAACTGGTAAAACTCATGCAAGAGGTCCAGTTGGTTTAGATGGTTTAGTCATTTATAAATATATGTTAAGAtctaaaaatgataaaggtTCAACTATTTCAGATTATGAAAAGGGTGGAAATAAATATACTCATAGAGATTTAGTCAAAAGTGATCCTCCTTTCTAA
- a CDS encoding glutaredoxin: MSAEIKQLVDRTIKENKVVVFSKTYCPYCTKAKNYLKEDTSDIAILELDDRDDGSAIQAYLKELNGQGTVPHVYLNQEFIGGSSDLLKLSHNQIKQKISA; the protein is encoded by the exons ATGTCTGCCGAAATTAAACAATTAGTTGACAGAACTATCAAAGAAAACAAAGTTGTTGTTTTCTCTAAAACTTACTGTCCA TACTGTACCAAAGCTAAGAACTACttgaaagaagatacaaGTGATATTGCTATTCTTGA ACTTGATGACAGAGATGATGGAT CTGCCATTCAAGCTTACCTCAAAGAATTAAATGGTCAAGGTACCGTTCCTCACGTTTACCTCAACCAAGAATTCATTGGTGgttcttcagatttattGAAACTTTCTCacaaccaaatcaaacaaaaGATCTCTGCTTAG